One window from the genome of Streptomyces sp. NBC_01476 encodes:
- a CDS encoding non-ribosomal peptide synthetase, which produces MPVTRPDSAVREAAEAAGAKEAARAEEAAEPAETVEAAEAAHAEAASRAAGPGPGPGPAQESAASPGQQRLWLIDQLDGAGGAYNEQLAHRLRGPLDHAVLGRALDALVRRHASLRTRLVAGDDGPRALIDPPGTRFALAVDDLTGRADRDDRLAALQRREATEVFGPGQALARGRLVVLGRQEHALLLTLHHAVFDGRSMEIMLTELGALYRAFERGEPDPLPLPSATYAEFARRRQEWRDSAEAAGQEEFWQRTLAGAPPALELPTDRTRPARQTWEGGRVPFRLNPADTAELAAAARRDRTTVYGAVLSGWAALLSRLTGQTDIVIGTPVAGRRGREFADVIGFFVQTLALRIDLGGDPTGSELLGRTRGALRAALDCQDLPFDRVVELAGQPRSPAHTPVFQTMLAWAPARGGLLDLPGVTTEPLGIPHAAARFDLTLSLEQDSSGVHGYLDYATALFDHTTAERWAGLLHRLLTGLARHPEQPVAALALLDAEEEQRILTRFSGVGAAGPAPARPASGLVERFEAQVAARPRTPAVVDEHGSLDYAALDRRANRLAHALAARGVRPGTPVGLHAGRTAELVTGVLGILKAGAVHLPLDPAQPMERLLAMAADSVPALVLSDDPARPASWESLAAVEAAGERDDPPGIRAAAGDLAYVIHTSGSTGRPKGVAVTHGSVLNLFASWRSRFPDTPAEATSAWSGIGFDASIHELLLPLTTGATVHLVPDALRADPWALVDWLREHRVVQAFLPPSHVRWIAEDPPARLAGLALRQLLTGVESLHEGDLFRITEALPGLRIRFGYGPTEATLYSTAHDDLQPLDRPCPIGRPLPGTRLYLLDARQRPVPVGVPGEVWLAGASLARGYLHRPDLTAERFHPDPYVPGERMYRTGDLARWLPDGSATFLGRRDDQVKLRGFRIEPREIEAALLALDGVRDAVVLADRDPAGEVRLVAAVARDADRPRPAHEWRSLLGRRLPDYMIPALFVERPRLPLTPSGKTDRAALLAEAGTTAPAQVNTASPRDRVEMALHRIWQRILLHPAIGVADNFFDLGGTSLSAVKVAAAAREEFHRDVPVRDILLHPTIEALAAHLRSGESSPGDGGVVEFRPGAGQRRVVCVHPAGGTAFCYLSLAAALPPDAGVLGLQAPGINPGETPLPDIETMAERYLELVAPRPDESLVLCGLSYGGLVAHEMGRRLAGAGHERLTVVLLDTYATDDEQVRATLGPVDAAEFRDKLVRFNGMYPGIEDAQIERYFRIYNHHRITARAYGVPPTPARTVYIEAAPEDAAGPAHEARGFWRARARGEFAVERVGGGHWDLLESDEVPRIAAVIAAELDRSAAARPADLER; this is translated from the coding sequence CTCGGCCGCGCCCTGGACGCACTGGTACGGCGGCACGCCTCCCTGCGTACCCGGCTCGTGGCCGGTGACGACGGCCCGCGCGCCCTGATCGACCCGCCCGGCACCCGCTTCGCCCTCGCCGTGGACGATCTCACCGGCCGGGCCGACCGTGACGACCGGCTCGCCGCGCTGCAGCGGCGCGAAGCGACCGAAGTCTTCGGCCCCGGGCAGGCACTCGCCCGCGGCCGGCTGGTCGTCCTCGGCCGGCAGGAACACGCCCTGCTGCTCACCTTGCACCACGCGGTCTTCGACGGGCGGTCCATGGAGATCATGCTGACCGAACTCGGCGCGCTGTACCGGGCGTTCGAACGGGGCGAACCCGACCCGCTGCCCCTGCCGTCCGCGACCTACGCCGAGTTCGCCCGCCGCCGGCAGGAATGGCGGGACAGCGCCGAAGCCGCCGGACAGGAGGAGTTCTGGCAGCGCACCCTGGCCGGTGCCCCGCCCGCCCTGGAACTGCCCACCGACCGTACCCGCCCCGCCCGGCAGACCTGGGAGGGCGGCCGGGTGCCCTTCCGGCTGAACCCCGCCGATACCGCCGAACTCGCCGCCGCCGCCCGCCGCGACCGCACCACCGTCTACGGCGCCGTCCTCAGCGGCTGGGCAGCCCTGCTCTCCCGCCTCACCGGGCAGACCGACATCGTTATCGGAACGCCCGTCGCCGGCCGCAGGGGCAGGGAGTTCGCCGACGTCATCGGCTTCTTCGTACAGACCCTCGCGTTACGCATCGACCTCGGCGGCGACCCCACCGGCAGCGAACTGCTCGGCCGGACCCGTGGCGCCCTGCGGGCCGCGCTCGACTGCCAGGACCTGCCCTTCGACCGCGTCGTGGAACTCGCCGGACAGCCCCGCAGCCCCGCCCACACCCCGGTCTTCCAGACCATGCTGGCCTGGGCCCCCGCCCGCGGCGGCCTGCTCGACCTGCCCGGCGTCACCACCGAACCCCTCGGCATCCCGCACGCCGCGGCCCGCTTCGACCTGACCCTCTCCCTGGAACAGGACAGCAGCGGCGTCCACGGGTATCTCGACTACGCCACCGCCCTGTTCGACCACACCACCGCCGAGCGCTGGGCCGGTCTGCTCCACCGCCTGCTGACCGGGCTGGCCCGGCACCCGGAGCAGCCCGTCGCCGCCCTCGCCCTGCTCGACGCCGAAGAGGAGCAGCGGATCCTCACCCGTTTCAGCGGCGTCGGCGCCGCAGGACCGGCCCCCGCCCGGCCCGCCTCCGGCCTGGTCGAACGCTTCGAGGCACAGGTCGCCGCCCGGCCCCGCACCCCCGCCGTCGTGGACGAACACGGCAGCCTCGACTACGCCGCGCTCGACCGGCGGGCGAACCGGCTCGCCCACGCGCTGGCCGCCCGCGGGGTCCGCCCCGGTACACCCGTCGGCCTGCACGCCGGGCGTACCGCCGAACTCGTCACCGGTGTGCTCGGCATCCTCAAAGCCGGTGCCGTCCACCTCCCGCTCGACCCCGCGCAGCCCATGGAGCGGCTGCTGGCCATGGCCGCCGACTCCGTACCCGCCCTGGTCCTCAGCGACGATCCGGCGCGGCCCGCGAGTTGGGAGTCCCTTGCCGCGGTGGAGGCGGCGGGGGAGCGCGACGACCCTCCGGGAATCCGGGCCGCGGCCGGGGACCTCGCCTACGTCATCCACACCTCCGGCTCCACCGGCCGCCCCAAGGGTGTCGCGGTGACCCACGGCAGCGTGCTGAACCTCTTCGCGAGCTGGCGCAGCCGGTTCCCCGACACCCCGGCCGAGGCCACGTCCGCCTGGTCGGGCATCGGCTTCGACGCCTCCATCCACGAACTGCTGCTGCCGCTGACCACCGGCGCCACCGTCCACCTGGTGCCCGACGCCCTGCGCGCCGACCCGTGGGCGCTGGTGGACTGGCTGCGCGAACACCGCGTCGTACAGGCGTTCCTGCCGCCCTCCCACGTCCGGTGGATCGCCGAGGACCCGCCGGCCCGGCTCGCCGGCCTCGCCCTGCGGCAACTGCTCACCGGCGTCGAGTCCCTTCACGAGGGCGACCTGTTCCGCATCACCGAGGCACTGCCCGGGCTGCGGATCCGTTTCGGTTACGGGCCCACCGAGGCCACCCTCTACAGCACCGCCCACGACGACCTCCAGCCGCTGGACCGGCCCTGCCCCATCGGCCGCCCCCTGCCCGGCACCCGGCTCTACCTGCTGGACGCGCGGCAGCGGCCGGTGCCCGTCGGCGTACCGGGGGAGGTCTGGCTCGCCGGGGCGAGCCTCGCCCGCGGTTACCTGCACCGCCCGGACCTCACCGCCGAGCGGTTCCACCCCGACCCCTACGTGCCAGGGGAGCGCATGTACCGCACCGGGGACCTCGCCCGCTGGCTCCCCGACGGCAGCGCGACCTTCCTCGGCCGCCGCGACGACCAGGTCAAGCTGCGCGGCTTCCGCATCGAACCGCGCGAGATCGAGGCCGCGCTGCTGGCCCTTGACGGCGTACGCGACGCCGTCGTGCTCGCCGACCGCGACCCGGCCGGCGAGGTCCGGCTGGTGGCCGCCGTCGCCCGCGACGCCGACCGGCCCCGCCCCGCGCACGAGTGGCGGAGCCTGCTCGGCCGCCGGCTGCCCGACTACATGATCCCCGCGCTGTTCGTCGAACGGCCCCGGCTGCCGCTCACCCCCAGCGGCAAGACCGACCGGGCCGCGCTGCTCGCCGAGGCCGGGACCACCGCACCCGCGCAGGTCAACACCGCGAGCCCCCGCGACCGCGTCGAGATGGCACTGCACCGCATCTGGCAGCGGATCCTGCTCCACCCCGCGATCGGCGTCGCCGACAACTTCTTCGATCTCGGCGGTACGTCGCTCTCCGCCGTCAAGGTGGCCGCCGCCGCGCGCGAGGAGTTCCACCGCGACGTGCCGGTCCGCGACATCCTGCTGCACCCGACGATCGAAGCGCTCGCCGCACACCTGCGCAGCGGCGAGTCCTCGCCAGGAGACGGCGGCGTGGTGGAGTTCCGGCCCGGCGCCGGACAGCGGCGCGTGGTGTGCGTGCACCCGGCCGGCGGCACCGCCTTCTGCTACCTCTCGCTCGCCGCCGCCCTCCCGCCGGACGCCGGGGTGCTCGGGCTCCAGGCACCGGGCATCAATCCCGGCGAGACCCCGCTGCCCGACATCGAGACCATGGCCGAGCGCTACCTGGAACTCGTGGCACCCCGCCCGGACGAGTCCCTCGTACTGTGCGGGCTGTCGTACGGCGGCCTGGTCGCCCACGAGATGGGCCGCAGACTCGCCGGCGCCGGGCACGAGCGGCTCACCGTCGTACTGCTCGACACCTACGCCACCGACGACGAGCAGGTCCGCGCGACGCTCGGACCCGTCGACGCCGCCGAGTTCCGCGACAAGCTCGTCCGCTTCAACGGCATGTACCCGGGCATCGAGGACGCCCAGATAGAGCGGTACTTCCGGATCTACAACCACCACCGGATCACCGCCCGCGCGTACGGTGTGCCGCCGACACCCGCGCGCACGGTGTACATCGAGGCCGCGCCCGAGGACGCCGCCGGACCCGCCCACGAGGCCCGCGGCTTCTGGCGGGCCCGCGCCCGCGGGGAGTTCGCCGTGGAGCGCGTCGGCGGCGGCCACTGGGACCTCCTGGAGAGCGACGAGGTCCCCCGGATCGCCGCGGTCATCGCCGCCGAACTGGACCGAAGCGCCGCCGCCCGCCCCGCAGACCTGGAGCGATGA